A genomic region of Pelodiscus sinensis isolate JC-2024 chromosome 1, ASM4963464v1, whole genome shotgun sequence contains the following coding sequences:
- the MCAT gene encoding malonyl-CoA-acyl carrier protein transacylase, mitochondrial translates to MWWGRLPRGCCCRRARAALPGRRGSSWPGGRAVSLAELLQSSVEPEEPAAARRRPPQEGTVLLFPGQGSQFVGMGRGLLRYPNVRELFRAAEEVLGYDLLSLCLRGPQAELDRTLHCQPAVFVTSLAAVEKLNHQQPSVIENCVAAAGFSVGEFAALVFAGALDYTEALYAVKVRAEAMQKASEAVPSGMLSVIGHRESNYNFACLEAREHCKSLGIESPVCEVSNYLSPDSRVIAGHLQALEFLQENSRKYNFKRTKMLPVSGAFHTRLMESATEPLADVLKSVEIQKPFICVYSNVDSKKYMHSKHIQRLLVKQLVSPVKWEQTMHAIYERKQGVEFPYTYEVGPGKQLGAILKNCNLKAWKLYKHIDVSDEEEEET, encoded by the exons ATGTGGTGGGGGCGGCTGCCgcggggctgctgctgccgccgcgcGCGCGCCGCCCTCCCCGGGCGCCGGGGCAGCTCGTGGCCCGGCGGCCGCGCCGTGAGCCTGGCCGAGCTGCTGCAGAGCTCGGtggagccggaggagccggcgGCGGCGCGGCGGCGGCCCCCGCAGGAGGGCACCGTGCTGCTCTTCCCCGGCCAGGGCAGCCAGTTCGTGGGGATGGGCCGGGGGCTGCTGCGCTACCCCAACGTCAGGGAGCTGTTCCGGGCGGCCGAGGAGGTGCTGGGCTACGACCTGCTCTCGCTGTGTCTGCGGGGGCCGCAGGCCGAGCTGGACCGCACCCTGCACTGCCAGCCTGCCGTCTTCGTCACCTCGCTGGCCGCCGTCGAGAAGCTCAACCACCAGCAGCCCAGC GTAATTGAGAAttgtgttgcagctgctggcttCAGCGTTGGAGAATTTGCAGCTCTGGTTTTTGCTGGAGCCTTAGATTATACAGAAG CCTTGTATGCAGTGAAAGTGCGTGCTGAAGCTATGCAAAAGGCATCAGAAGCTGTGCCAAGTGGGATGCTATCAGTTATTGGTCACCGTGAGTCAAATTACAACTTTGCCTGCCTGGAAGCTCGTGAACACTGCAAATCATTGGGTATAGAAAGTCCTGTGTGTGAAGTTTCAAATTACCTGTCTCCAGATAGCAGAGTCATTGCAGGACATTTGCAG GCTTTGGAGTTCTTGCAAGAGAATTCCCGAAAATATAATTTTAAGCGAACAAAAATGCTTCCAGTCAGTGGTGCTTTTCATACAAGACTTATGGAATCAGCAACAGAGCCTTTGGCTGACGTTCTAAAATCAGTTGAGATACAGAAACCATTCATCTGTGTCTATTCAAACGTAGATAGCAAAAAATATATGCATTCAAAACATATTCAGCGTTTGTTAGTAAAGCAGCTTGTTTCACCTGTTAAGTGGGAACAGACTATGCATGCTATATATGAAAGAAAACAAGGAGTAGAGTTTCCTTATACATATGAAGTGGGGCCTGGGAAGCAGCTAGGAGCAATCCTTAAAAACTGCAATTTAAAGGCCTGGAAGCTCTATAAACATATTGATGTTTCagatgaggaagaagaggaaacatAG